From a region of the Nocardioides ginsengisegetis genome:
- a CDS encoding alkaline phosphatase produces the protein MRTRTRGTAALAGLMLVSGIAGSVAVSGATSATAAAQPPREIRNVIYLLGDGMGRTHVTAARERYYGASGRLNMERFPAVGQVSTYAVEPNSGQKGDADFAPNLVTDSAASATAWSSGVKSYNGALGVDAKGNVVPTVMELAHQAGLRTGNVSTAEITDATPAGQFSHALMRGCQGPSYSAAACQNTAVTGGAELPTTDVRVTPIADQIARNNTADVILGGGLSRFDAADEDALKAHGYSVLGSPASQTVATGDDLAGASGRKVFGLFNKGNLTIEKYKRENPTSVQAEEPSLAEMTTKAISLLKSGKKGFYLQVEGALIDKRSHANDAAQTLEETKAFDDAVKVARDFAAADGHTLVIVTADHECAGFNIIEKGSYTNAEAVAPPANTDSGNTANNSTPSRSSSGAKDATRSTGIINGAGSADPKNFAPATFRTPDDAAGVQDGSPEASLWLTYLSGNHTGADVPLFAFGPGSQKLGGKSIDNTRLFTIVGRALGLTS, from the coding sequence ATGCGCACCCGCACCCGCGGCACCGCCGCGCTCGCCGGCCTGATGCTCGTGTCCGGCATCGCCGGCTCGGTCGCCGTGTCCGGCGCCACCTCCGCCACCGCGGCGGCCCAGCCGCCCCGCGAGATCAGGAACGTCATCTACCTCCTCGGCGACGGCATGGGCCGCACCCACGTCACCGCCGCCCGCGAGCGTTACTACGGCGCCTCCGGTCGCCTCAACATGGAGCGCTTCCCCGCCGTCGGCCAGGTCTCGACGTACGCCGTCGAGCCCAACTCGGGCCAGAAGGGGGACGCCGACTTCGCGCCCAACCTCGTCACCGACTCGGCCGCGTCGGCGACCGCCTGGTCCTCGGGCGTGAAGAGCTACAACGGCGCGCTGGGCGTCGACGCCAAGGGCAACGTCGTCCCCACCGTCATGGAGCTGGCCCACCAGGCAGGCCTGCGGACCGGCAACGTGTCCACCGCCGAGATCACCGACGCGACCCCGGCCGGCCAGTTCAGCCACGCGCTGATGCGGGGCTGCCAGGGCCCGTCGTACTCCGCGGCGGCCTGCCAGAACACCGCCGTCACCGGCGGCGCCGAGCTGCCGACCACCGACGTGCGGGTCACGCCGATCGCCGACCAGATCGCGCGCAACAACACCGCCGACGTGATCCTCGGCGGCGGCCTCTCGCGCTTCGACGCGGCCGACGAGGACGCACTCAAGGCCCACGGCTACTCGGTCCTCGGCTCGCCCGCGAGCCAGACCGTCGCGACCGGCGACGACCTCGCCGGGGCGTCCGGCCGCAAGGTCTTCGGCCTGTTCAACAAGGGCAACCTGACGATCGAGAAGTACAAGCGCGAGAACCCCACCTCGGTCCAGGCCGAGGAGCCCTCGCTGGCCGAGATGACCACCAAGGCCATCAGCCTGCTCAAGAGCGGCAAGAAGGGCTTCTACCTGCAGGTCGAGGGTGCGCTCATCGACAAGCGCTCGCACGCCAACGACGCCGCGCAGACGCTCGAGGAGACCAAGGCGTTCGACGACGCGGTCAAGGTGGCCCGGGACTTCGCCGCCGCCGACGGCCACACCCTGGTGATCGTGACCGCCGACCACGAGTGCGCGGGCTTCAACATCATCGAGAAGGGCAGCTACACCAACGCCGAGGCCGTCGCCCCGCCGGCGAACACCGACTCGGGCAACACCGCGAACAACTCCACGCCGTCGCGCAGCTCCAGCGGCGCGAAGGACGCGACGCGGTCGACGGGCATCATCAACGGCGCGGGATCGGCCGACCCGAAGAACTTCGCGCCGGCGACGTTCCGCACCCCCGACGACGCGGCGGGTGTCCAGGACGGGTCGCCGGAGGCCAGCCTGTGGCTGACCTACCTGTCGGGCAACCACACGGGCGCCGACGTGCCGCTCTTCGCCTTCGGCCCCGGCTCCCAGAAGCTCGGTGGCAAGAGCATCGACAACACCCGCCTGTTCACCATCGTGGGTCGCGCGCTGGGACTGACGTCCTGA
- a CDS encoding flavin-containing monooxygenase produces the protein MTHQAVIVGAGFGGMGAAIQLKRLGIDDFVVLEREDDLGGTWHVNRYPGLAVDIASVTYSYSFEPNPWWSHWYARGPELKQYAVHVADRYDLRRHMRFGQVVEGATWDEAAQEWEVRVAGAEPVRGRYLITATGFLSQPRMPDIKGVHDFAGTVLHTARWDEAADLDGKRVAVIGTGATAVQLIPELARRAAHLTVFQRTPIWVTPKMDREMPRAVQRLFARVPATQRAARKVNTSVLELVMVAAVLHYRQWNLLNRGAAAIAKRHLARQVADPELRARLTPDYSFGCKRPTFSNDYYPAFTEPHVDLETSSIQRITPTGIVTADGRETEVDVLVLATGFDMWDANFPAISVVGRGGKDLGAWWRATRFQAYQGIAVPGFPNFLSLASPYSYSGLSYFTTIEGQMKHMDRLLSEVARRGASSFEVRDPANEEFLGWVTERLEDSVFSLGQCATARSYYFNQHGEAALLRPSSTINTHREAASFPVDDYEYA, from the coding sequence ATGACCCATCAGGCAGTCATCGTCGGCGCCGGCTTCGGCGGCATGGGCGCGGCCATCCAGCTCAAGCGCCTGGGCATCGACGACTTCGTGGTCCTCGAGCGCGAGGACGACCTCGGCGGGACGTGGCACGTCAACCGCTACCCCGGCCTGGCCGTCGACATCGCGAGCGTCACCTACTCCTACTCCTTCGAGCCCAACCCCTGGTGGTCGCACTGGTACGCCCGCGGCCCCGAGCTCAAGCAGTACGCCGTGCACGTCGCCGACCGCTACGACCTGCGCCGGCACATGCGCTTCGGGCAGGTCGTCGAGGGCGCAACCTGGGACGAGGCCGCCCAGGAGTGGGAGGTCCGGGTTGCCGGCGCCGAGCCGGTCCGGGGCCGCTACCTGATCACGGCCACCGGCTTCCTCTCCCAGCCCCGGATGCCCGACATCAAGGGCGTCCACGACTTCGCCGGGACGGTCCTGCACACGGCGAGGTGGGACGAGGCCGCCGACCTCGACGGCAAGCGGGTCGCGGTCATCGGCACCGGCGCCACCGCCGTCCAGCTGATCCCCGAGCTGGCCCGGAGGGCCGCCCACCTGACCGTCTTCCAGCGCACCCCGATCTGGGTCACGCCCAAGATGGACCGGGAGATGCCGCGGGCCGTGCAGCGGCTCTTCGCCCGGGTCCCCGCCACCCAGCGCGCCGCCCGCAAGGTCAACACCAGCGTGCTCGAGCTCGTCATGGTCGCCGCCGTCCTGCACTACCGGCAGTGGAACCTGCTCAACCGCGGGGCCGCCGCGATCGCGAAGCGGCACCTGGCCAGGCAGGTGGCCGACCCCGAGCTCCGCGCGAGGCTCACGCCCGACTACTCCTTCGGCTGCAAGCGGCCGACGTTCTCCAACGACTACTACCCGGCGTTCACCGAGCCGCACGTCGACCTCGAGACGAGCTCGATCCAGCGGATCACGCCGACCGGGATCGTCACCGCGGACGGCCGGGAGACGGAGGTCGACGTACTCGTCCTGGCGACGGGCTTCGACATGTGGGACGCCAACTTCCCCGCGATCAGCGTCGTCGGGCGGGGCGGCAAGGACCTCGGCGCCTGGTGGCGCGCGACCCGCTTCCAGGCCTACCAGGGGATCGCCGTGCCGGGCTTCCCCAACTTCCTGAGCCTCGCCTCGCCCTACTCCTACTCGGGTCTCTCCTACTTCACGACCATCGAGGGCCAGATGAAGCACATGGACCGGCTGCTCTCGGAGGTGGCGCGGCGCGGGGCGAGCAGCTTCGAGGTCCGCGACCCGGCCAACGAGGAGTTCCTCGGCTGGGTCACCGAGCGGCTGGAGGACTCGGTCTTCTCACTCGGCCAGTGCGCGACCGCGCGCAGCTACTACTTCAACCAGCACGGCGAGGCCGCGCTGCTGCGGCCGAGCTCGACCATCAACACGCACCGCGAGGCGGCGAGCTTCCCGGTCGACGACTACGAGTACGCCTGA
- a CDS encoding MBL fold metallo-hydrolase, with protein sequence MRITKFGHACVRIEHDGRTVVLDPGVFTDPEAVDGADAVLITHEHPDHYLPDHLRRTDAPVFTIDAVAARIREDAPDVFERTTVVAPGESFYPGIPARAVGELHAVIHPEFPRFHNSGYVLTAGEEKVFHPGDALTPPGEAVDVLLVPVSAPWMRASEAIEFARAVKAPRNLAIHDRVYSEAGLGIVDGHMNVFLPKEGLSYVRLADGADL encoded by the coding sequence ATGAGGATCACGAAGTTCGGTCACGCGTGCGTCCGGATCGAGCACGACGGGCGCACCGTCGTCCTGGACCCCGGGGTCTTCACCGACCCGGAGGCCGTCGACGGTGCCGACGCGGTGCTGATCACCCACGAGCACCCGGACCACTACCTGCCCGACCACCTCCGCCGCACCGACGCGCCCGTCTTCACGATCGACGCCGTGGCCGCGCGGATCCGCGAGGACGCCCCCGACGTCTTCGAGCGCACCACCGTGGTCGCGCCGGGGGAGTCCTTCTACCCCGGCATCCCGGCCCGGGCGGTCGGCGAGCTGCACGCCGTGATCCACCCGGAGTTCCCCCGCTTCCACAACTCCGGCTACGTCCTGACCGCCGGTGAGGAGAAGGTCTTCCACCCCGGCGACGCGCTCACGCCGCCCGGCGAGGCGGTCGACGTGCTCCTCGTGCCGGTCTCGGCGCCGTGGATGCGGGCGTCGGAGGCGATCGAGTTCGCCCGCGCCGTGAAGGCACCGCGGAACCTCGCGATCCACGACCGGGTCTACAGCGAGGCCGGCCTCGGCATCGTCGACGGCCACATGAACGTGTTCCTGCCGAAGGAGGGGCTGTCCTACGTGCGCCTCGCCGACGGCGCCGACCTGTGA
- a CDS encoding LysE family transporter: MLEVVVSGLVTGWAIAIPIGAVGAFLVALTARTSFRVGACAALGIATVDGVYAALAVVAGAALSTLLEPVATPLRIVSGVVLLVIAALTAAHAIATQGRPRAASPVGALRAYAMFVGITAVNPATVVYFAAVVLGNRHLVSSALEGCVFVLAAFVASASWQLALAGGGAALGRVATGQRGHLVTGLVSAVVIAGLAVHTMLP; this comes from the coding sequence GTGCTCGAGGTGGTCGTCTCCGGTCTCGTCACCGGCTGGGCGATCGCGATCCCGATCGGCGCGGTCGGGGCGTTCCTCGTGGCGCTCACGGCCAGGACGTCGTTCCGGGTCGGCGCCTGCGCGGCCCTCGGGATCGCCACCGTCGACGGGGTGTACGCCGCCCTGGCCGTCGTGGCCGGCGCCGCCCTGTCGACGCTGCTGGAGCCCGTGGCCACGCCGCTCCGGATCGTCTCGGGCGTCGTACTGCTGGTCATCGCGGCCCTCACCGCGGCCCACGCGATCGCGACCCAGGGCCGTCCGCGGGCGGCCTCCCCGGTGGGGGCGCTGCGCGCCTACGCGATGTTCGTCGGCATCACCGCGGTCAACCCGGCCACCGTCGTCTACTTCGCCGCGGTCGTGCTCGGCAACCGACACCTCGTCTCCTCGGCTCTCGAAGGCTGCGTCTTCGTGCTCGCGGCCTTCGTGGCCTCCGCCTCCTGGCAGCTCGCCCTCGCGGGCGGCGGTGCGGCCCTCGGACGCGTCGCGACCGGGCAGCGCGGGCACCTCGTCACCGGACTGGTCTCCGCGGTGGTCATCGCCGGACTGGCCGTTCATACGATGCTGCCATGA
- a CDS encoding GNAT family N-acetyltransferase: MSTPDTLTIRLAVPDDAEALTHLHLDCWDDAYTGLIPQGVLDERRANVAQRVDKWRGILGQSTNTMVAETTEGLVGFVSSGPVRDEDRTGLELWALYARAEVWGTGVGHALLVASIGDAPASLWVLEGNDRAIGFYERQGFRRDGHTELEREGLHARMVRNQVAPSAVDPA, from the coding sequence ATGAGCACGCCCGACACCCTGACGATCCGCCTCGCGGTCCCCGACGACGCCGAGGCACTGACCCACCTGCACCTGGACTGCTGGGACGACGCCTACACCGGGCTGATCCCGCAGGGGGTGCTCGACGAGCGCCGCGCGAACGTCGCCCAGCGGGTCGACAAGTGGCGCGGCATCCTCGGGCAGAGCACCAACACCATGGTCGCGGAGACGACCGAGGGGCTGGTCGGCTTCGTCTCCTCGGGGCCGGTCCGCGACGAGGATCGCACCGGCCTCGAGCTGTGGGCGCTCTACGCCCGGGCCGAGGTGTGGGGCACCGGCGTCGGGCACGCCCTGCTGGTGGCCTCGATCGGCGACGCCCCCGCGAGCCTGTGGGTGCTGGAGGGGAATGACCGCGCGATCGGTTTCTACGAGCGCCAGGGCTTCCGCCGCGACGGGCACACCGAGCTCGAGCGCGAGGGCCTGCACGCCCGGATGGTGCGGAATCAGGTCGCGCCGTCCGCCGTTGACCCCGCATGA
- a CDS encoding NAD(P)H-binding protein produces the protein MALTGSTGALGGLVAPALVDLDPLLLVRDASRAPALGLEVRVADYADEASAVAALQGVDLLLMVSGAEAQDRRDQHRRFIRAAATAGVGHVVYTSFAGAAADATFTLGRDHHDAEQALRESGMRWTFLRDNFYADVLPFFADRSGAIRGPAGEGRVAAVARADVADAVVAVLRDPAAHAGATYTLTGPEALTLAEVATRAGAVLGRDLRFEDETVEEAYASRRAAYDAEDWQLDAWVSTYTAIRDGSVAEVTDDVRRLTGHSARSLEDALRG, from the coding sequence TTGGCCCTCACCGGATCCACCGGAGCCCTGGGTGGCCTCGTCGCCCCCGCGCTCGTCGACCTCGACCCCCTCCTGCTCGTCCGCGACGCGTCCCGCGCCCCCGCCCTCGGGCTGGAGGTCCGCGTCGCCGACTACGCCGACGAGGCCTCGGCCGTGGCGGCACTGCAGGGTGTCGACCTGCTCCTCATGGTCTCCGGCGCCGAGGCGCAGGACCGCCGCGACCAGCACCGCCGGTTCATCCGCGCGGCCGCGACGGCCGGGGTGGGCCACGTCGTCTACACGTCGTTCGCCGGCGCGGCCGCCGACGCGACCTTCACCCTCGGCCGCGATCACCACGACGCCGAGCAGGCGCTGCGCGAGAGCGGCATGCGCTGGACGTTCCTCCGCGACAACTTCTACGCCGACGTGCTGCCCTTCTTCGCCGACCGGAGCGGCGCCATCCGCGGCCCGGCCGGTGAGGGCCGGGTGGCCGCGGTCGCCCGGGCCGACGTGGCGGACGCCGTGGTGGCGGTGCTGCGCGACCCGGCCGCCCACGCGGGAGCGACGTACACGCTGACGGGGCCGGAGGCCCTGACCCTGGCCGAGGTCGCCACCCGCGCGGGTGCCGTGCTCGGCCGCGACCTGCGGTTCGAGGACGAGACGGTCGAGGAGGCCTACGCGTCGCGACGGGCGGCGTACGACGCCGAGGACTGGCAGCTCGACGCCTGGGTGAGCACCTACACCGCGATCCGGGACGGCTCGGTCGCCGAGGTGACCGACGACGTACGCCGGCTGACGGGTCACTCCGCCCGGTCGCTGGAGGACGCGCTCCGGGGTTAG
- a CDS encoding glycoside hydrolase family 3 protein: protein MLTTSSRPALVRLLTAFLLAAAVLTAPPADAGQQPSAPERTRAERVLHRMTLPQRVGQLFMVGSPATSVDAATRRQIGRLHVGSVMLTGRSYAGTRGTARVVHALESRATWAATSGARLLVATDQEGGQVQVLHGPGLDEMPTALGQGGWGLAHLRDAAGRWGRQLRTSGVNMNLAPVLDTVPGPRAAALNEPIGRFDREFGYTPVRVSRHGLAFARGMATHGIAPTVKHFPGLGRVRGNTDTTARVVDRVTRRHDPYLEPFQHAVTAGVPFVMMSSAVYARLDRHHPAAFSGFVIRTMLRSDLGFDGVVVSDDLANARQVARWSPGARAVKFLHAGGDLVLTVSPRVVPAMVHAVLERARTSKRFRTRVDSAALRVLEAKDDQGLLGR, encoded by the coding sequence TTGCTGACGACCTCCTCCCGCCCTGCTCTCGTTCGCCTCCTCACCGCCTTCCTCCTCGCCGCCGCAGTCCTCACCGCACCTCCCGCCGACGCCGGCCAGCAGCCCTCGGCCCCCGAGCGCACCCGCGCCGAGCGAGTCCTGCACCGGATGACGCTACCGCAGCGGGTCGGCCAGCTCTTCATGGTCGGCAGCCCGGCCACCTCGGTCGACGCCGCTACCCGCCGCCAGATCGGGCGGCTGCACGTCGGCAGCGTGATGCTGACCGGACGCAGCTACGCCGGCACCCGGGGTACGGCGCGCGTCGTCCACGCCCTCGAGTCGCGGGCCACCTGGGCGGCCACCTCCGGCGCCCGGCTGCTCGTGGCCACCGACCAGGAGGGCGGCCAGGTGCAGGTGCTGCACGGGCCCGGGCTGGACGAGATGCCGACCGCCCTGGGTCAGGGCGGCTGGGGCCTGGCCCACCTGCGCGACGCGGCCGGCCGCTGGGGGCGCCAGTTGCGCACCAGCGGCGTGAACATGAACCTCGCGCCCGTCCTCGACACCGTCCCCGGCCCGCGCGCGGCCGCACTCAACGAGCCGATCGGGCGCTTCGACCGGGAGTTCGGCTACACGCCTGTCCGGGTGTCGCGGCACGGGCTGGCGTTCGCGCGCGGCATGGCCACCCACGGGATCGCCCCGACGGTCAAGCACTTCCCCGGCCTGGGCCGGGTCCGCGGCAACACCGACACGACCGCCCGCGTGGTCGACCGGGTGACGCGCCGGCACGACCCCTACCTCGAGCCCTTCCAGCACGCCGTCACTGCCGGGGTGCCCTTCGTGATGATGTCCTCGGCCGTCTACGCCCGCCTCGACCGGCACCACCCGGCCGCGTTCTCCGGCTTCGTGATCCGCACGATGCTCCGCTCGGACCTCGGCTTCGACGGCGTCGTGGTCTCCGACGACCTCGCCAACGCCCGGCAGGTCGCGCGCTGGTCACCCGGGGCCAGGGCCGTGAAGTTCCTGCACGCCGGCGGCGACCTCGTCCTCACCGTCAGCCCGCGCGTCGTCCCGGCGATGGTGCACGCCGTGCTCGAGCGGGCGCGCACCAGCAAGCGCTTCCGCACCCGCGTGGACAGCGCTGCGCTGCGCGTCCTGGAGGCCAAGGACGACCAGGGCCTCCTGGGTCGCTAA